One window from the genome of Mumia sp. ZJ1417 encodes:
- a CDS encoding GNAT family N-acetyltransferase, producing MALFFVADPTVTRPVRAGLLKTWTDASNAGGAIGFVPPVSPLDVEPILDEQLAAVADGRIRMVVGLDGDQVRAAGFLESNSHRLMQHWVWATTIMVHPTAQGRGAGFALMLALGSLARSMPGIEAVRLSCRGGLGLEHFYARCGYKEVGRVPGAIRVGHGDDRDDITMLLTLESRSHPER from the coding sequence GTGGCTCTCTTCTTCGTCGCCGATCCGACCGTCACGCGACCGGTACGGGCGGGTCTGCTCAAGACCTGGACCGACGCCTCGAACGCCGGTGGTGCGATCGGGTTCGTCCCGCCGGTCTCCCCGCTCGACGTCGAGCCGATCCTCGACGAGCAGCTGGCGGCGGTCGCCGACGGCCGCATCCGGATGGTTGTCGGCCTCGACGGCGACCAGGTGCGGGCCGCCGGGTTCCTGGAGTCGAACTCCCACCGCCTGATGCAGCACTGGGTCTGGGCGACGACCATCATGGTCCACCCCACGGCCCAGGGGCGCGGCGCCGGTTTCGCGCTGATGCTCGCGCTCGGCTCGCTGGCGCGCAGCATGCCCGGCATCGAGGCCGTACGCCTCAGCTGCCGTGGCGGGCTCGGGCTCGAGCACTTCTACGCGCGCTGCGGCTACAAGGAGGTCGGCCGCGTTCCGGGGGCGATCCGCGTCGGCCATGGTGACGACCGAGACGACATCACGATGCTGCTCACGCTCGAATCCCGCTCCCACCCGGAGCGGTGA
- the pta gene encoding phosphate acetyltransferase, translated as MGSSVYIASVEGFTGKSTVALGVVEQLSRRVRRVGVFRPIVRGDVAATGGRDYVLDMLVAHDAVTTSYEEAVGTTYEEIHADPVAAMEQIIDRHAAVAAACDVVVVVGTDYTDVAAPTEFAYNARVAANLASPVLLVLNGADRTRAEVAGISDVAVAELEANHAELFAVVINRVTDPEVAADPATLVDRDVLVYSVPDEPVLSAPTVADLMAACDGTLVRGDERLLGREASGFVVAAMTLPNVLDRLFESAVVIVPGDRPEIVLGVLSAHASTEFPQIAGVVLNGGIALPEQVERLLRGVGSTMPIVATDLGTHATSQALTGRRGLLTRESPRKIATALAVFAEHVDGDALLDRLEVSRTTVVTPLMFEHTILDRATADRRHIVLPEGEDERILRAADILLRRGVAELTLLGDPIAVTGRAASLGVDLSAARIVDPRTSDDREHFAQEYYRRRKHRGVDLEDARTTVTDVSYFGTMMVELGYADGMVSGAVHTTAHTIRPALEVVKTVPGVSTVSSVFFMCLENQVLVYGDCAVVVDPDATQLADIAISSAHTASAFGIEPRVAMLSYSTGSSGSGADVEKVLNATGLAQERAPELMIEGPIQYDAAIDLAVARTKLPESEVAGRATVFVFPDLNTGNNTYKAVQRSARAVAVGPVLQGLRKPVNDLSRGATVRDIVNTVAITAIQAQQLPTG; from the coding sequence GTGGGAAGCAGCGTCTACATCGCGTCCGTCGAGGGGTTCACCGGCAAGTCCACCGTGGCGCTCGGCGTCGTCGAACAGCTGTCACGGCGGGTACGCCGCGTGGGTGTCTTCCGTCCGATCGTGCGCGGAGACGTCGCGGCCACAGGCGGCAGGGACTACGTCCTCGACATGCTGGTGGCGCACGACGCGGTGACGACCTCGTACGAGGAGGCCGTCGGCACGACGTACGAGGAGATCCACGCCGATCCCGTCGCGGCGATGGAGCAGATCATCGACCGCCACGCGGCGGTCGCCGCGGCGTGCGACGTGGTCGTGGTGGTCGGCACGGACTACACGGACGTGGCCGCGCCCACCGAGTTCGCGTACAACGCACGGGTCGCGGCCAACCTCGCGTCGCCGGTGCTGCTCGTGCTCAACGGCGCCGACCGTACGCGCGCCGAGGTCGCGGGCATCTCCGACGTCGCAGTGGCCGAGCTTGAGGCGAACCACGCCGAGCTCTTCGCCGTCGTCATCAACCGCGTGACCGACCCCGAGGTCGCCGCCGACCCGGCGACGCTCGTCGATCGCGACGTGCTCGTGTACTCCGTTCCGGACGAGCCCGTGCTGTCCGCACCGACGGTCGCCGACCTCATGGCCGCGTGCGACGGCACGCTCGTACGGGGCGACGAGCGGCTGCTCGGACGCGAGGCCAGCGGCTTCGTCGTGGCCGCGATGACCCTGCCGAACGTGCTCGACCGGCTCTTCGAGAGCGCCGTCGTGATCGTGCCGGGAGACCGCCCCGAGATCGTGCTCGGCGTGCTGTCGGCGCATGCGTCGACCGAGTTCCCCCAGATCGCCGGCGTCGTGCTCAACGGCGGCATCGCGCTGCCTGAGCAGGTCGAGCGGCTCCTGCGCGGAGTCGGCTCCACGATGCCGATCGTCGCCACCGACCTCGGCACGCACGCGACGTCTCAGGCACTGACGGGGCGGCGCGGGCTGCTGACCCGGGAGTCGCCGCGCAAGATCGCGACCGCGCTCGCGGTGTTCGCCGAGCACGTCGACGGCGACGCGCTCCTCGACCGGCTGGAGGTGTCCCGGACGACGGTCGTCACGCCCCTGATGTTCGAGCACACAATCCTGGACCGGGCGACCGCAGACCGGCGCCACATCGTGCTGCCTGAGGGCGAGGACGAGCGCATCTTGCGGGCCGCGGACATCCTGCTGCGTCGCGGCGTCGCTGAGCTGACGCTGCTCGGTGACCCGATCGCGGTGACCGGACGCGCCGCGAGCCTCGGTGTCGACCTGTCCGCCGCCCGGATCGTGGACCCGCGGACGTCGGACGACCGCGAGCACTTCGCGCAGGAGTACTACCGACGCCGCAAGCACCGCGGCGTCGACCTCGAGGACGCGCGGACGACGGTCACCGACGTGTCGTACTTCGGCACGATGATGGTCGAGCTCGGGTACGCCGACGGCATGGTGTCGGGGGCGGTCCACACCACCGCGCACACGATCCGCCCCGCGCTCGAGGTCGTGAAGACGGTGCCGGGAGTCTCGACGGTGTCGTCGGTGTTCTTCATGTGCCTCGAGAACCAGGTGCTGGTCTATGGCGACTGCGCCGTCGTCGTCGACCCCGACGCGACCCAGCTCGCCGACATCGCGATCTCGTCGGCGCATACGGCGTCGGCGTTCGGCATCGAGCCGCGGGTCGCGATGCTGTCGTACTCAACCGGCAGCTCCGGCAGCGGCGCCGACGTCGAGAAGGTCCTCAACGCGACCGGTCTCGCCCAGGAGCGGGCGCCCGAGCTGATGATCGAAGGGCCGATCCAGTACGACGCCGCGATCGACCTCGCCGTCGCGCGCACGAAACTGCCCGAGTCGGAGGTCGCGGGGCGCGCGACGGTGTTCGTGTTCCCTGATCTGAACACGGGCAACAACACCTACAAGGCGGTCCAGCGCTCGGCCCGTGCGGTCGCGGTCGGGCCGGTGCTGCAGGGCCTGCGCAAGCCGGTCAACGACCTCTCGCGCGGCGCCACGGTGCGCGACATCGTCAACACCGTGGCGATCACCGCGATCCAGGCCCAGCAGCTGCCCACCGGCTGA